From the genome of Methanofollis sp. UBA420:
GCGAGGAAGGGAGCATCACCGACGCCCTCGGCGGGGCCGCCGCCGGCGGGGCGTACGAGGCGTATCATGGATACGAGGACTCACGCGAGGACAGGACCGCCTTCGCCGCCCTCCTTGCAGAGAAGGTGAAGGAGGTGGAGGACGAGATCTGGGAGATCAAAAACGCCCAGGCAGAGGCACAGGAGGCGGCCCGCGAGCGGACACGGGAGAAGAGGGCCGAAGTCGAGGCCGAGGAGGACGAGGTCAGGGCCGAACTCGAGGAGATCTCCGGCGACCTGCTGACGCTCAGGGAGGAGATCGATCTTCTCGAAGAGGACGGGCAGAAAGGGAAGGTGAAAAAGGTGCGGGCACGGACCGAACGGGCCGAACGCTTCTATACCGAGGCCGAAGACGCGTGCGACGGCGGCGAGTACGGTGCGGCCAGGTCGAAGATCCGGGCGGCACGCTCGATGATCGAAGGGGCGATGGCGGCACTTGAGGAGGAGTGACCGTCACCCATGGAACCCAATATCAAGACCGCTGTCTGCGGTGTGATCTGCGACGAGTGCGAGCACCGGCAGGAGTGCGGCGGATGCGACCATGTACAGGGGCGGCCCTTCTGGACGGCTTTTGTCGGCGCCGAGATCTGCCCGGTGTATGCCTGTTGCACGGGCGAACGGCACTTCGCCCACTGCGGCGAGTGCCCGGACCTGCTCTGCGAGCGTTTCACCCGGTACAGGGATCCGGACGTGGGCGAGGAGGAGGCCAGGGCCGGGCTTGAGACGAGGAAGGCGCGGCTCCTCGCCAGAGGGAAATAGAGAGGCTTTCCTCAGCCCTTCCTCTCAAGGTTCCGGCGCGCCGTCTCGGCGACCTCGCCGATCGCCTTCTCCAGTTCGGCGCCGGCCGCTCGCGCCTTCTTCTCCAGGTGGTCGCGTCCCTCTTTTGTCCCGAAGAGGTGTTTGCCGAGGTGGACGACGTCGTCGATCGCTTTTTTCACCGAAGTCGAGGCCTCGTGCACCATCTCATCCACCTGCGGGGCCTTCGGCGTTTCAGGGGCCTCCGGGGCGGCCGCGGGTTCTCTGTCCTCGATCCACCGGCCTGATTCAAAGTGTCCCTTCTGTTCGCTCATGGTTCTCAGGGATAGGTTTCCGCGGGGGAAATAAAAAGGGATGCATGGTGTTCCCGGCCAGGAACAGGGGCAGGCCTCAGGAGTGGATGACCAGGTTTACGATGATCGCCACCGCCAGGACACAGGCCACCTCCTGGCAGAAGACATGATCTATCATCAGATCCGGGGATTGTTACTGCACAGGATATATTTTTCGAAAAATATTGCACCATATAGACAATAAGCACCATCAGAGACATAAAATCAGACAAAACACGAATCAAAAAGTATATCTTCAGTCCGAACGATCGGGAGACACAGGGATACGATGGGACAGGACCTCCTGAAACTGGGGATCGGATCGGCATGGGCGGCGGCAGGCTGCCTCCTCCTTATCGGGCTCGGCAGTTATGCCATGACCGGGAGGGCCGAGGTGCTGGCCAGGTACATCTCCTCTCTCTGCGTCGTCACCGCCCTTATTGCAGCATGCAGCGGCATTGCCCTGACAGGCAGGGCATATTTACGAAGATGATCACTGGATATTCGAGATCCGCCCCTTGATCTCGTCGAGACTGCAGTGCTTCAGTTCCATCAGGGCTGAGAGGACCGCATCAGAAAATATGAGGGACGTCATCTCGAAGAGCGTTCCGAAGGGAGCGAATTCAGGAGAGACGGAGCGATACTGTCCGGTGAGTTGCCGCACCTCGTACTGTCCGGGAGTCTCGGGAACAGGCGGCGCCGCCACGCCAAGGTCCACGACGATCTCGGCGATCCGGCCGAGGGTCGAGTCGGGCGTCGCAGTAAGGAGGCAGACCCGGCCGCCGAGGGCCTGCGCCGTTTCGCAGAACTCGACGATCGAGTGCGTCTCCCCTGACCCGGAGAAGGCGACAAGGAGGTCGCCCTTGCGCAGGGCCGGGGTGATCGTCTCCCCCACCACATAGGCCTCCATCCCGAGGTGCATCAGCCGCATCGCAAACGCCCGGGCGACAAGGCCCGACCGCCCGGCACCCACCACATAGATCCTCTGTGCCGCAAGAATGGCGTCGACAAACGCGCCCGTCTCGGTATCGTCAAGAACTCTCGCCGTCTCGCCGATCTTGTCGGTCATGAGGAGCATGAGGTCGGTGATACTGTAGCATCCCTCTGGCATCACCATCCCTTCGACCGCCCCCCACATCAGCGTGCCGGTTCTTCAATCGCCTCCTTCTTGGCCTCTTTTTTCGCCCGGTAATCCTTGATCGCCTCGTGCAGGGCGTCGGCCGCCAGGTTCGAGCAGTGCATCTTCACCGGCGGCAGGCCTTCGAGTTCGTCGGCGACGTCCTGCCGCGTGATCTTCAGCGCCTCGTCGATATGCTTCCCTTTCGCCATCTCGGTGACCATGCTCGCGGTGGCGATCGCCGACCCGCAGCCGAAGGTCTTGAACTTGATCTCGGTGATCACGTCGTTCTCCACCCTGATCGAGACCTGCATCAGGTCCCCGCAGACAGGGTTTCCCACCGTCCCGATGCCATCGGCGTTCTCGATATCACCGACATTGCGGGGGTTCATGAAGTGGTCCATCACTTTTTTTGAATAGCCGATCTGCGGCCTGTCCTCCATATCCCACACCTCCATACATTACAGGGGAGAGATCGATCGCAGCCTCGTCACCGTCTCCTTCATCGCTCGGCCGACGAGGGGCACGTCACCCATGGTATTCGACCGCCCGAGGCTCATCACCACCGACCCATGGGCCTCCTCATGCGCGAGGCCGATGGCCAGGAGCACATGGGACGGTTCCAGGGTCCGTGAGGTGCAGGCCGAGCCTGTCGCCACCTGGATGCCGAAGAAGGTGTCCAGGTTCAGGAGGATGCTCTCCCCCTCGATCCTCGAGAACCTGAAACTCGCGTGGTTCGGGAGGCGGAAGTCGGGGTGGCCGGTGAGATAGGAGTCCTCAATCGTCAGAACCTCCTCGATCAGACTGTCCCGGACCACCTTCTCCCGTGCCATCTCATCCTCCATCTCCAGGGCGGCAATGCGTGCCGCTTCCCCCATCCCCGCAATCGCAAAGACGTTCTCGGTCCCCGACCGCAGGCCCTTCTCCTGCCCGCCACCCGGCATTACGGTCTGGACCTTCACTCCAGGCCTGATGTAGAGCGCCGACGCACCCCTGGGCCCGCCGAGGTCATTGCCCGAGAGGGTCAGGAGATCGATCCCGTCCTTCTGCACGTCGATCGGGATCCGGCCCGCGGCCGCCGTGGCATTGACATGGAGATACGCCCCCTTCTCGTGCACGATCGCGGCCGCCTCCCTGATCGGCTCCACGGTCCCGATCTCGTCGTTCGCATAATGGACCGAGACGACTGTCGTCTCAGGCGCGAGGTGCTCCTCCAGGAAAACGAGGTCGACGACCCCGTACCGGTCCACGGGCACGAAACCCAGGTCGAACCCCTGCTTCTGGAGATCTTTGGCCGGGTTCAGGACAGAGACGTGCTCAATAGCACTGACAAGGATGCTTTTTCCTTTTTTCCGGTTCCTGAGGGCCGTCCCCCTGACCGCCAGATTGTTGGACTCGGTGGCGCTGCCGGTAAAGACGATCGTGGACGGCGTTTCTGCATGGACCAGGGCGGCCACCCGCACCCGTGCCTCTTCCACCGCCTGCTT
Proteins encoded in this window:
- a CDS encoding DUF3795 domain-containing protein, with translation MEPNIKTAVCGVICDECEHRQECGGCDHVQGRPFWTAFVGAEICPVYACCTGERHFAHCGECPDLLCERFTRYRDPDVGEEEARAGLETRKARLLARGK
- the hxlB gene encoding 6-phospho-3-hexuloisomerase, with amino-acid sequence MPEGCYSITDLMLLMTDKIGETARVLDDTETGAFVDAILAAQRIYVVGAGRSGLVARAFAMRLMHLGMEAYVVGETITPALRKGDLLVAFSGSGETHSIVEFCETAQALGGRVCLLTATPDSTLGRIAEIVVDLGVAAPPVPETPGQYEVRQLTGQYRSVSPEFAPFGTLFEMTSLIFSDAVLSALMELKHCSLDEIKGRISNIQ
- the nifU gene encoding Fe-S cluster assembly scaffold protein NifU; the protein is MEDRPQIGYSKKVMDHFMNPRNVGDIENADGIGTVGNPVCGDLMQVSIRVENDVITEIKFKTFGCGSAIATASMVTEMAKGKHIDEALKITRQDVADELEGLPPVKMHCSNLAADALHEAIKDYRAKKEAKKEAIEEPAR
- a CDS encoding cysteine desulfurase family protein; the protein is MVYLDHASSVPVDPRVLAFAGRYLKEEYGNPSSLYALGLSAKQAVEEARVRVAALVHAETPSTIVFTGSATESNNLAVRGTALRNRKKGKSILVSAIEHVSVLNPAKDLQKQGFDLGFVPVDRYGVVDLVFLEEHLAPETTVVSVHYANDEIGTVEPIREAAAIVHEKGAYLHVNATAAAGRIPIDVQKDGIDLLTLSGNDLGGPRGASALYIRPGVKVQTVMPGGGQEKGLRSGTENVFAIAGMGEAARIAALEMEDEMAREKVVRDSLIEEVLTIEDSYLTGHPDFRLPNHASFRFSRIEGESILLNLDTFFGIQVATGSACTSRTLEPSHVLLAIGLAHEEAHGSVVMSLGRSNTMGDVPLVGRAMKETVTRLRSISPL